The sequence below is a genomic window from Rhinolophus sinicus isolate RSC01 chromosome X, ASM3656204v1, whole genome shotgun sequence.
TTGCCCTCTCCTCAATAAATCATGGGTACGGACAAGGGAAAGGATCAAAagtggcatttattgagcacctactatacatCAGGTACTTTACAAATTGTGACCTAATTTACTAgctgtgtttaaaaaatacaaagggaCCTACAGCTGCCCGGGAGAAGATGGCAGCCCCAGTAGTGCCTAGGTTCTCCCGGCAGGTGCGATGCTTCAGTACATCTGTAGTCAGGCCATTTACTAAGCTTGTGAGGCCACCTGTTCAGATATATGCCACTGCTCTGTATTCTACTGCATCTAAGCAGAATAAACTGGAACAAGTAGAAAAGGAATTGTTGAGAGTAGCACAACTCTTGAAGGAACCCAAAATGGCTGCCTCAATGATGAATCCCTATGTAAAGTGTTCTGTTAAAGTGAAAACCCTAAATGACATAACCACAAAAGAGAAGTTTTCTCCCCTCATATCCAACCTGATGAATTTGCTTGCTGAAAATGGTCGCCTGAACAATACCCCTGGAGTCATTACCGCCTTTTCTACCATAATGAGTGTACACCGTGGGGAAGTACCTTGCTCAGTTACCACCACATCTCCTTCAGATGTAGCCACTCTTTCTGAATTAAAAACGATGCTGAAGAGCTTCCTAAGTAAAAATCAGATACTGAAATTGGAAGTTAAGACTGGTCCATCG
It includes:
- the LOC109455915 gene encoding ATP synthase peripheral stalk subunit OSCP, mitochondrial — its product is MAAPVVPRFSRQVRCFSTSVVRPFTKLVRPPVQIYATALYSTASKQNKLEQVEKELLRVAQLLKEPKMAASMMNPYVKCSVKVKTLNDITTKEKFSPLISNLMNLLAENGRLNNTPGVITAFSTIMSVHRGEVPCSVTTTSPSDVATLSELKTMLKSFLSKNQILKLEVKTGPSIMGGMIIHIGEKYVDMSAKTKSQKLSSVMQGVF